A region of the Litchfieldia alkalitelluris genome:
AATGTTCCGGTAAGAGTGGAGAACTGATTATATGCTTAAAGCGATAAAGCAATGGATGCCTAGAGATCAACGAGGGCTGTTATGGGGAGTTATGTTTGTTTGGTTAACTAGCCTTTTATTCCTCTTGTTTACCGGTGGTGAATTAGGGGTTCTCTTATTTTTTATTACAACGGTAATTACTACATATCTTTTATTACTTGGTAAGTGGAGCGGAATAAAAGATATAAAAGGAGAACGTGCTTCAACCAATCCTGGTCAAAGATTAGAAACAGGTGATTCCTTTCATGTTGAAACATCATTTGAAATTCCTGGATTTTGGCCAATTTCTTATGTATTGATAAAAGATGAAATCACTCACCATCAGTTTGGCAAACAAATCTATCAATCTTCCTTTGTTCCTACTACTTATAGAACTGGAAAGGTTTCATACACTATTTCTAATTTAAAACGTGGAGCATATGACTTTGGGGCAACCGAATGCTCTATAACAGACCTATTAAATTTATTTCAACATAAAGCTACCATTCTTTTACCGGTAACATTTAAGGTTTATCCCAAATCCATACGCATAAAGGAATGGTCATTCGTATCTGCCTTACGAAGTGGGGTTCGTGATTCTTCTATGTCTAGAAATCAAAAGGAGACAACCGAAATAGATGGAGTTAGAGAATATACCAATGGTGACAGATTGTCTAGGATTCACTGGAATGCTTCCGCTAAAACTGGAGAATTAAAATCAAAGGAATTTATTAGAGAATCCGTTCCAAAAATACTTATCGTAATCGATCAATACCATCATTCCTATCACGATGAGGAGCAATTTGAATTAGCAGTTTCAACAGCTGCTTCTATTATTCGCTACAGTAGTAAACAACAGATTCCCATAGGTCTGTTTTCTCCTGGAAAAAAAGTGAACTACTATGAAGTGCAACAAGGCATGACTTATAGTCATCGTCTAGAAGAGCATCTACTTTATGTGAAAAGAGATGGCGAGAACAATATACCAAAAGCACTCCTTCATCGACATTTGACACGTTTACAAGGGAGTCTAATTGTTGTTATAACTCCTGAGAAAAGTAATCTATTATTTCATCGTTTAGTTGGAATGAAAAAAATGAACCTACATCCCTGTCACATTTGTATAGCTCCTCAAAAGGACTCAGAGGTAGAAAAATGGAAACGTCGATTAGACACAGAACAAATCCATTGCTATATGGTCGATTCTTTAAAGGAGTTACCAGTCGTGTTAGGAGGGAAAACAGTTGAGAAAAACAGATTATCTTGAGCGTTTTGCCATTTTATTGACCGGTGTTTTCCTGTATCCCTTTCTACCATTGCTGACTGATTATACGTTACCATTTACCTTTCAACTGATGATCTGTGTGCTGATTTTTACTTGTTTCATAGAAAGCTTTTTCCCTTTTCATAAATTACTCGGCTGGTTTATCGAGTTTGGTGCTAGTTGCCTTGTCACATTGTATTATCTAGACTGGATAGTCAGCCTACCGTATCTCAGTATTGTGATGGGGACTTGGTTCATCTATATATTCATGATTCACTGGTTTAAAACTAAATGGCGAGTACTCGTACTCATTCTTGTGTCAGTAATTAGCTTATCAATCATAGACACATTTACCTACCATGAGTTATGGGTCGAAATTATTATATTAATAAGTGCAGGTCTTTTATTATTACTCGTCATTCATCTTAAGGATCTTAGGGAGAAGAGTCCAGATGGCTGGGAGCACTTAACCGATTATCCGGGTACAGTTATTTCCCCTATTGTTATTTTTTTTACTGTCTTGTTTTTTTTCATGATTTTTGCGCCTGATGTTCGTCCATTGCTGAAGGATCCTTATACTGCGTGGAAAGATTTCACTGGGGGAGAAAAGGCAATATCTTCATATGCAGATATTAGTGACCTTGAGGACAACGAAGATTCAGGGCAAGGGGAAATCTTATCTGGATATAGTCGTGACGATAGTCACTTAGGTGGTACTTTTAATTATGATTACTCGGCTGTTATGTCTGTAGAAACCTCCTATCCAACCTATTATCGAGGAGAAGTGCGTTATTTCTATA
Encoded here:
- a CDS encoding DUF58 domain-containing protein; translated protein: MLKAIKQWMPRDQRGLLWGVMFVWLTSLLFLLFTGGELGVLLFFITTVITTYLLLLGKWSGIKDIKGERASTNPGQRLETGDSFHVETSFEIPGFWPISYVLIKDEITHHQFGKQIYQSSFVPTTYRTGKVSYTISNLKRGAYDFGATECSITDLLNLFQHKATILLPVTFKVYPKSIRIKEWSFVSALRSGVRDSSMSRNQKETTEIDGVREYTNGDRLSRIHWNASAKTGELKSKEFIRESVPKILIVIDQYHHSYHDEEQFELAVSTAASIIRYSSKQQIPIGLFSPGKKVNYYEVQQGMTYSHRLEEHLLYVKRDGENNIPKALLHRHLTRLQGSLIVVITPEKSNLLFHRLVGMKKMNLHPCHICIAPQKDSEVEKWKRRLDTEQIHCYMVDSLKELPVVLGGKTVEKNRLS